CAAGAAAGCTCGCGGCCTGCGGATAAGTATCCGACAGAATCAAAATATAATGCTTATACCGGTATAGAATCGCGTGAAGGTCATCCTTAAAAGTCAGGTTTGTGCTCTTCGCATGACCACGGGGAGCCGCGACCGCATGATGGCACCCGGTCTGAGCGTCAATCATTTTTGGATCAGAATAAGGATTGCGCTCTTTTAAGACCCCGTTGCTCCATATCGCATCAAGCTCCTGATGAAATTCAGGCGAGGGCTTTGAAAAATAATGCGGCAGATATGCGCGTCCAAAGAAAGAGAGGTCAAAAGCGCCCAGTTGTTTCCGAATCCCGTTTTCTCCGGTCAATGGTGCTCCGGCATTCAGCATCCGGGCAAGCACTTGGCGCTCTTCTTTGTGATCTGAAAACGCATCAACATTCAAATGCTTTATAATAAGCTGTTTAAGCGCGTTTAAATCCTGCTCGGTTTTCTCCTCTTCATCATCCGGTACAGCGGTCATGATTTGGTAGAGCTTATTTAATTTCTGCTTTTTGACGTTCACCAGTTTCATCCCTTCCGTTCCCGCTGTTTGTTCGGCCTGTAACGCGCCTATTTTTTTATTGGTGTAATTTTCCTAATCATTCGCTATGAACGGTTTTAAAGCCTCTTAAAGGGCCTTAAAACAAAAGAATAAGAGTCTGCACAATTATTTACCGTAATTTGGCTGTGCGTTGCCATCCAAACAGCGGTAAACTGTCAGATTCTTATTCTTTATCACGGTCCTTCGCGGCATAGGGACGAATCAACCCATCCCGCATCCGGACGTTTTTAAAACTCCTTTAAAACCTCAAGCGATAAATAGGTGATTTGCGGCTTTCCCAAGATGCTGATTTCCACTTTCGCACGACGGCGATGTCGGTCAAGCTTCAGCAGCTTCACGTTCTCACCGGCAAGCGGCCCGTCGATCACCTGATAGGTGCCGTCACGGGAAAAATGCACTTTGGATGGAACAAGCGGCTGTTCCCATGCTTGAATCCATTTTTCTTCTTCCGGAAGAAGGGGGGAAGGCTGGCTTCCGTTTCCCAGCAATCGGATAACTCCCTGCGTTCCTTTCAGAACGTAATACAAGGCGTCGGTATACTCGATCCGGATAAACACATAACTCGGAACTACAACATAGTCGCGTTCCAGCCATTTGCCACCTGATCGCAGTACACGCCGCTCGTGGGCAACAGCGGCATGGATTCCTTTGCTGAGCAGGCTGTCCCGAATCGGATCTTCCTGCCCGGTCATAACCTGAAGGACAAACCATTTCATAAACTATCCCTCCGCCGACTGCTTTTCCTTTTCCTGTTTCAGGACATCCATAACCTGTTTATATAGTTCAGGGTGCTTCTTTGCCAGAACGTCAGCGAGTAAGGCCTGACTGGCATCCAGCGCCGCTTCCGTATCGGTTTTATTCTGAAGGTCGACGCGCCGCTTGTATCCCGCTGCACGAATCAGGCTGCTGGCTTCCTTCAGGAGTTTGTCCGGCTCCATGTTCTCCCAGGCATCCTGATCAACTGAAGAAATGGCATTAAAAACATTCTGCGAGGCAACACGTAGAATGGCTTCCGTCGCATCAAGGTTCGGGTATTTGTCCATTTCCTCCATCATCATTTTCATATTTTCCTGAGACATTTTCAGCATTTCCACGCTGGCCAAGTATTTTCCGGCGTAACGGCAAACCGACATCTGCGATACAGATACATTGTTTTGGCTCAGATATTCGACAATTTCACGATAAGACTGGCCGCTCAAAAGCATTTGTTCAACAATGCTTTTCAAGTTATCCGGCAGCGCGTCGATCTTTCCGGAGCTGCGGTTTCTTTTTCTGCCCATTCCGTCACCTATGCCTTTATCATTTTGTCATCAATCGCTCCACCGAGCAGTTGGATTCCCAGCGCAGTAACCTTTGCTTCCAATCTGGTGTAATCGGCATCCGCGATATTGGCCGGGCTTTTTGTAGAAATATCGCGCAGTGCAATATACCCGGCTTCAGCCAAATAGTTGATGCAGTCAAGATATTCCGTTTCGGACATTTCCATATCCAGCGCGTATTTAACATCCTTCAGCTGCTCATATTTATGGCGCAAGATGTTGATGGTACGCAGCACCTTGCCGTTGTTTTCCACGAACCTTCCGGCCCGCATTTTGCGAAGCATTTCAGCGTTATCCACGGTCTGATCCCCCTTTTTGCATTTGATACAGCATGTCATAGATACGGTCGAGCTTTGCGTCCGTGTTCGCCTGAGTGCGGTAAAAGTCCTCTTTGAAAAGGCATTTTTCCTTCAACTCATTGATATCTGCTGTGATCTGCTTTATGTCGCCGCGAGACTGATCCTTATATTCTTTAAAATCGTCCTGGGTAACATAGGTCTGCTTGATGACCTGAATATCCTTTTCATTTTCATCGGTTTGGGAAACTGTCCGTTTCAGAAAATAGCCAATCACCCCAAGGGCAAGGGTAACCAGCGACGTGATCACCCACCAGACTTCCGCACTCATGTTCCAATCCTCCGCGCATAAAAAAATAGGGCATATCCATGTATTACCATGAATATACCCTATTCAAACTTGTTTGTCTAAACACGTTCTTCCCGGAAATTCTTCCGAAATTGCTTGTACTAAAAGAATCCGATCTGCCCGTCGATGCGTTTGAGAGAAGCAACGATGGAGCGGATTGTCCGGTCGCTCAAATTGTATTTTTGCGAAAGTTCCAACTCATTGCGACCATTATACAACTTCCGGATTTCATTGTCACGCTTTTCTTTTACCAAAGTGTCTTCCTGCAGGATGCGAATTTGGTTCCCCCCGAAATGCCTTACCAGATTTCGGTAATTTTCAATTCCGATCAGTTCAGCGATTTCGAGCTGCTCACCGCTCAGATCATCCAGCGTAACAGTCTCTAAAAAGCTCATTGCGCATCCTTCCTTTTTTCTTTCTGCTCCGCGCTGGAAACATACTTTTTCAGAAATTCAATCAACTGCGAACCCTGTTGATAATCAAGCCAGCGGAAAGGCTGTTGGGCGGTGGCATCAATGTGAAACTGTCTTTTTATGATTCCACAAATCCGGGTGCCAAGAGCTGCACTGTTCGGCTGTTGGTCGCAGGCAGCCAGCCGGTACATGAGCTGCCACACTTTGTTCTGCTGTCCGGCAGTCATTCCGGACGGTGATGCGCTGCGCTGTTTTTTGGGCTTCGGGGGAGGAATCAGATGCTGTACCTTCAGCCGCTCCAGCAACTCATGCTCAACTGCCTTATACTCATCTTCAGAAAGCTGGCTTACGTGTTCCTTCCCTGCAATTCCCAAAACCAGCGTATGCAGCTCATCATTTTTAACAAGGCCCAGCGCAGCTCCAAGCTTGTATATTCGCTGTATCTGCTTCGAAGTCATTTTCCATCCCCCTAAACGTTAATTCGTTTCAGCCTGAATTTTAGGTGTCTCCTCAACCACAACGGCGCTGTTGATCGTGTCCAGAACATCCTTCATTTCCGATTCTGAATTTTTCTTGTTGACTTTCATAAGCTGCAGGAAGCTTTCCCATGTAGCCGCCTCGGAGATGAAATAAGCGTATTGTTCTGCATCGGCCTGACTGAAA
Above is a window of Faecalispora anaeroviscerum DNA encoding:
- a CDS encoding type VI secretion protein, with protein sequence MDNAEMLRKMRAGRFVENNGKVLRTINILRHKYEQLKDVKYALDMEMSETEYLDCINYLAEAGYIALRDISTKSPANIADADYTRLEAKVTALGIQLLGGAIDDKMIKA
- a CDS encoding Mor transcription activator family protein, which translates into the protein MSFLETVTLDDLSGEQLEIAELIGIENYRNLVRHFGGNQIRILQEDTLVKEKRDNEIRKLYNGRNELELSQKYNLSDRTIRSIVASLKRIDGQIGFF
- a CDS encoding regulatory protein GemA produces the protein MTSKQIQRIYKLGAALGLVKNDELHTLVLGIAGKEHVSQLSEDEYKAVEHELLERLKVQHLIPPPKPKKQRSASPSGMTAGQQNKVWQLMYRLAACDQQPNSAALGTRICGIIKRQFHIDATAQQPFRWLDYQQGSQLIEFLKKYVSSAEQKEKRKDAQ
- a CDS encoding phage protein Gp27 family protein, which translates into the protein MGRKRNRSSGKIDALPDNLKSIVEQMLLSGQSYREIVEYLSQNNVSVSQMSVCRYAGKYLASVEMLKMSQENMKMMMEEMDKYPNLDATEAILRVASQNVFNAISSVDQDAWENMEPDKLLKEASSLIRAAGYKRRVDLQNKTDTEAALDASQALLADVLAKKHPELYKQVMDVLKQEKEKQSAEG
- a CDS encoding transcription termination/antitermination NusG family protein encodes the protein MKWFVLQVMTGQEDPIRDSLLSKGIHAAVAHERRVLRSGGKWLERDYVVVPSYVFIRIEYTDALYYVLKGTQGVIRLLGNGSQPSPLLPEEEKWIQAWEQPLVPSKVHFSRDGTYQVIDGPLAGENVKLLKLDRHRRRAKVEISILGKPQITYLSLEVLKEF